Proteins from a genomic interval of Clostridium sp. AN503:
- the asrA gene encoding anaerobic sulfite reductase subunit AsrA has product MSYKISFQETDKIFAKLQEEYEIWAPKRLAGKGRYSDTDIIRYEKVNSVEEIEYKEKSDFPAKEVLSPITQSLFYFTEDEFLESKARDKKLLIFMRPCDINAQHHQEKIYLGNGGFEDVYYRRMHDKVKIVMMECATGWDTCFCVSMGSNKSDDYAMAVRFGEGELSVEVKDEAFAPLFEGAADCDFKPEFVEENELKVTVPEIPNKEVLNKLKTHPMWNEYNKRCISCGACTVACSTCTCFTTTDIIYNENANVGERKRTTASCQVAGFSDMAGGASYRNTAADRMRYKVLHKFHDYKARFKDFDMCVGCGRCISRCPEFISIVATVDKMAKAIDEIVAENN; this is encoded by the coding sequence ATGAGTTACAAAATAAGCTTCCAGGAGACGGACAAAATCTTTGCAAAGCTTCAGGAAGAATACGAGATCTGGGCGCCGAAGCGCCTCGCAGGCAAGGGCAGATATTCCGACACGGACATCATCCGCTATGAGAAGGTGAATTCCGTGGAGGAGATCGAGTACAAGGAGAAATCCGACTTCCCGGCAAAGGAAGTATTAAGCCCGATCACCCAGTCCCTGTTCTACTTTACCGAGGACGAGTTCCTGGAGAGCAAGGCGAGAGACAAAAAGCTGCTGATCTTCATGCGTCCCTGCGATATCAATGCACAGCATCATCAGGAGAAGATCTACCTGGGCAACGGCGGTTTTGAGGATGTTTACTATCGCCGGATGCATGACAAGGTGAAGATCGTCATGATGGAATGCGCCACCGGATGGGACACCTGCTTCTGCGTGAGCATGGGCTCCAACAAGAGCGACGACTACGCGATGGCAGTGCGTTTTGGCGAAGGCGAACTGAGCGTTGAGGTAAAGGACGAGGCATTTGCACCTCTGTTTGAAGGCGCGGCTGACTGCGATTTCAAGCCGGAGTTTGTGGAGGAGAACGAGCTGAAAGTGACCGTTCCGGAGATCCCGAACAAGGAAGTCTTAAATAAGTTAAAGACTCATCCGATGTGGAATGAGTACAACAAGCGCTGCATTTCCTGCGGGGCATGTACCGTTGCCTGCAGCACCTGTACCTGTTTTACAACCACCGATATTATCTACAACGAGAATGCCAATGTAGGTGAGAGAAAGAGAACCACCGCATCCTGCCAGGTAGCCGGATTCAGTGATATGGCAGGCGGCGCAAGCTACCGCAATACCGCGGCAGACCGTATGCGCTACAAAGTATTACATAAATTCCACGACTACAAGGCACGTTTCAAAGATTTCGATATGTGTGTAGGCTGCGGCCGCTGCATCAGCAGATGTCCGGAATTCATCTCTATCGTTGCAACTGTAGATAAGATGGCAAAAGCAATCGACGAGATTGTGGCTGAGAATAACTAG
- the asrB gene encoding anaerobic sulfite reductase subunit AsrB, whose protein sequence is MENILKPTASKILEVRKESLHEWTFRVETDIKPAYGQFFQLSIPKVGEAPISVSNFGDGWMEFTIRSVGKVTDVIFTKQAGDTLFIRGAYGKGWPVEQFKDKHVVVITGGTGLAPVKSMLNMFYDNPDYTKSVTLISGFKNEEGIIFHSDLDRWKERFTTWYALDRDQKEGWNTGFVTEFVSKVPYSEFGEDYAVVIVGPPPMMKFTGIECVKNGVPEEKIWMSFERKMSCAVGKCGHCRIDEVYVCLDGPVFNYTVAKNLVD, encoded by the coding sequence ATGGAAAATATTTTGAAGCCCACAGCAAGCAAGATTCTTGAGGTGAGAAAAGAGAGCCTCCATGAATGGACCTTTAGAGTAGAGACAGATATCAAACCGGCATATGGACAGTTCTTCCAGTTGTCCATCCCGAAGGTTGGCGAGGCACCGATCTCTGTCAGCAACTTTGGCGATGGCTGGATGGAGTTCACGATCCGTTCTGTTGGTAAAGTAACGGATGTAATCTTCACAAAGCAGGCAGGAGACACCCTGTTCATCCGCGGCGCTTATGGCAAGGGCTGGCCGGTTGAGCAGTTTAAAGACAAGCACGTGGTAGTGATCACCGGCGGAACCGGACTGGCTCCGGTTAAGAGCATGCTCAACATGTTCTATGACAACCCGGATTATACCAAGAGCGTTACCCTGATCAGTGGTTTTAAGAACGAGGAAGGCATCATCTTCCACTCCGATCTGGACCGTTGGAAAGAGAGATTTACCACCTGGTATGCTCTCGACAGGGATCAGAAAGAGGGCTGGAACACCGGTTTTGTAACCGAGTTCGTTTCCAAAGTTCCTTACTCTGAGTTTGGCGAGGACTATGCGGTTGTGATCGTTGGGCCGCCGCCAATGATGAAGTTCACCGGCATTGAGTGCGTGAAGAACGGCGTGCCGGAGGAGAAGATCTGGATGTCCTTCGAGAGAAAGATGTCCTGCGCAGTTGGTAAATGCGGACACTGCCGTATAGACGAAGTGTATGTATGTCTGGATGGCCCGGTGTTCAACTATACAGTAGCTAAAAATCTTGTCGATTAA
- the asrC gene encoding sulfite reductase subunit C, giving the protein MNHDIDIKKVRINCYRQSKVPGEFMLQLRVPGALIEAKHLNMVAEICDRWGNGTFHMGTRQTLNIPGIKYENIDAINKFIKGYIHDIDTEMCNVDMETIAGEKAEYDPEKGYPTIGARNIMSCIGNAHCIKGNINTYELARKIEKLIFPSHYHIKVAVAGCPNDCVKANFNDFGVMGINKQVYEIDRCIGCGCCVEACEHHATGVLTLNANGKIDKDTCCCVGCGECSLVCPTGAWSRGKKLYRVTLGGRTGKQNPRAGKLFLNWVTEDVVLGMFANWQKFSAWALDYKPEYLHGGHLIDRVGYKAFVKQIFEGVEFNPEAKMADDIYWAENEQRGNMHVMPLSQHKHAGPQEAAK; this is encoded by the coding sequence ATGAATCACGATATTGATATCAAGAAAGTTCGTATAAATTGTTATAGACAATCTAAAGTTCCGGGAGAATTCATGCTTCAGCTCCGTGTACCGGGTGCGCTGATCGAGGCGAAGCATCTGAACATGGTTGCAGAGATCTGCGACAGATGGGGCAACGGCACCTTCCATATGGGTACCAGACAGACCCTCAATATTCCGGGAATCAAGTATGAGAATATTGACGCTATTAACAAATTCATCAAGGGCTACATCCATGACATTGACACCGAGATGTGTAATGTAGATATGGAGACCATTGCAGGTGAGAAGGCGGAGTACGATCCGGAGAAGGGTTATCCGACCATCGGAGCCAGAAACATCATGTCCTGTATCGGTAATGCACACTGCATCAAGGGCAACATCAACACCTATGAGCTGGCAAGAAAGATCGAGAAGCTGATCTTCCCGTCCCACTACCATATCAAGGTTGCTGTTGCAGGCTGCCCGAACGACTGTGTTAAGGCTAACTTCAACGATTTTGGTGTTATGGGTATCAACAAGCAGGTTTACGAGATCGACCGCTGTATCGGCTGCGGCTGCTGCGTAGAGGCATGTGAGCATCATGCAACCGGCGTACTGACCCTGAATGCCAACGGCAAGATCGACAAGGATACCTGCTGCTGCGTAGGCTGCGGCGAGTGTTCCTTAGTCTGCCCGACCGGCGCCTGGAGCAGAGGCAAGAAGCTGTACCGCGTAACTCTGGGCGGACGTACCGGCAAGCAGAATCCGCGTGCAGGCAAGCTGTTCCTCAACTGGGTAACTGAGGATGTTGTGCTTGGCATGTTTGCCAACTGGCAGAAGTTCTCCGCATGGGCTCTGGACTACAAGCCGGAGTACTTACATGGCGGACATCTGATCGACCGTGTGGGCTACAAGGCATTCGTTAAGCAGATCTTCGAGGGCGTTGAGTTCAACCCGGAAGCAAAGATGGCAGACGACATCTACTGGGCAGAGAACGAGCAGAGAGGCAATATGCACGTTATGCCGCTGTCCCAGCATAAGCATGCTGGTCCGCAGGAGGCTGCGAAATAA
- a CDS encoding GntR family transcriptional regulator, giving the protein MKLPEKHPLENARSYALRVLLDNIINLELAPGSAVSEKELSLQMNLSRTPVREALIELSKLKLVEILPQRGSYITKIDYNLIEETRFMRMVLENAVVELACSQGMEEQYLESMKENLVQQQVHLMSTDNALLLKLDNDFHRIIFQSVNKMGIYEVIRQQMVHADRLRSLTIKLIQNEIVTNDHENIFYALKRRDGELAKMIMTRHLTRYEDEKSEVYRNYPDYFVTD; this is encoded by the coding sequence ATGAAGTTACCGGAGAAACATCCATTGGAGAATGCCCGGAGCTATGCGCTGCGGGTACTGCTGGACAATATCATCAATCTTGAACTGGCCCCGGGAAGTGCGGTCAGTGAGAAAGAACTGTCACTTCAGATGAATCTTTCCAGGACTCCTGTACGTGAAGCGCTGATTGAACTTAGCAAGCTGAAACTGGTAGAGATCCTGCCGCAGAGAGGCAGCTATATTACCAAGATTGATTATAATCTGATCGAGGAGACCCGCTTTATGCGCATGGTCCTTGAGAATGCTGTGGTGGAGCTGGCCTGTTCGCAGGGCATGGAGGAGCAGTACCTGGAGAGCATGAAGGAGAATCTGGTGCAGCAGCAGGTTCATTTGATGTCTACGGATAATGCGTTGCTGCTGAAGCTGGACAATGATTTTCACAGGATCATCTTCCAATCGGTCAACAAGATGGGGATCTATGAAGTGATCCGACAGCAGATGGTACATGCCGACCGGCTTCGTTCCTTGACGATCAAGCTTATTCAGAATGAGATCGTGACGAATGATCACGAGAATATATTTTATGCCCTTAAGCGGCGTGACGGAGAATTGGCGAAGATGATCATGACCCGCCATCTGACCCGCTATGAGGATGAGAAAAGCGAAGTGTACCGGAATTATCCGGACTATTTTGTAACGGATTGA
- a CDS encoding zinc-binding alcohol dehydrogenase family protein has translation MKAINLSKPGEVSCIELPKPVPKPGEALIRICSAGICGSDIGAFRGTNTLVSYPRIIGHELAGIVEEISENNPKGLKAGDKVIVDPYLYCGHCYACGIGRTNCCTDLHVLGVHVDGGMAEYFTHPEEMLIKMPDDMDWVSASMAEPLTISLHGIHRGSLTGGEYCAIIGAGPIGLLAGMIAQAYGAHAILIDLVPERLDFAKSLGIEYTIHSGAEDPVARVREITGGVMAQQVMECSGANSAIRSTLDLASHAGRITLTGWPKTETPLPTDAITRKEVDIRGARTSAGEFEEAIDLIYNKKIDILKLLTKTISLEEAPETVRDIDKNPGSYMKVVVTMD, from the coding sequence ATGAAAGCAATCAATTTATCAAAACCGGGAGAAGTTTCCTGTATCGAGCTTCCAAAACCAGTTCCAAAACCCGGCGAGGCACTTATACGGATCTGTTCCGCAGGCATCTGCGGAAGCGACATTGGAGCCTTCCGCGGCACGAACACGCTGGTATCCTATCCCCGCATCATCGGCCATGAACTTGCGGGGATTGTGGAGGAAATTTCAGAAAACAATCCAAAGGGCTTAAAAGCCGGCGATAAGGTCATTGTAGATCCCTATCTGTACTGCGGCCACTGCTATGCCTGCGGGATCGGACGCACCAACTGCTGTACGGATCTTCACGTTCTTGGCGTTCACGTAGACGGCGGCATGGCGGAGTATTTCACCCACCCCGAGGAAATGCTGATCAAAATGCCGGATGATATGGACTGGGTTTCCGCTTCCATGGCAGAGCCGCTGACCATATCTCTCCACGGCATCCACCGGGGCAGCTTAACAGGAGGGGAATATTGCGCCATCATTGGAGCCGGCCCGATCGGCCTGTTAGCCGGTATGATCGCGCAAGCCTACGGCGCACATGCGATCCTCATTGACCTGGTACCGGAGCGTCTTGATTTCGCCAAAAGCCTGGGCATTGAATACACCATCCATTCCGGTGCAGAAGATCCTGTCGCCCGCGTCCGTGAGATCACCGGAGGCGTTATGGCACAACAGGTAATGGAGTGCAGCGGAGCCAACTCCGCGATCCGCTCAACCCTCGATCTGGCAAGCCATGCAGGACGCATCACGCTGACCGGCTGGCCCAAGACAGAAACACCGCTGCCCACCGATGCGATCACCCGCAAGGAGGTAGATATCCGGGGTGCGCGTACAAGCGCCGGGGAATTCGAGGAGGCTATCGACCTGATCTACAACAAAAAAATCGATATCCTCAAGCTTCTTACAAAGACCATCTCCCTGGAGGAAGCTCCGGAGACCGTCCGTGATATTGATAAAAATCCGGGCAGCTATATGAAAGTCGTTGTAACCATGGATTAA
- a CDS encoding zinc-binding alcohol dehydrogenase family protein, whose protein sequence is MKAVQVFAPGVIKVLDAKIPVIDSRNNVLIKMTAAGICGSDVGIYHGTNAAATYPRIIGHEMVGRVADVGSNVHHLKKGDRVIVNQVTSCGHCYPCSIGRGNVCDRLAVRGVHIDGGYQEYIAVPESDCYVLPGNISDEDAVMIEPTTIGIQSCTRAELSRDDMLVIYGAGALGSSILKIARLMCDHIIVTDILDDKLEAAKQNGAKHTINVLKEDLDAKIKEYTGGHGATVSIDAACTKDSLMSLLKITGNAGRVMTMGFSTAPTEINQFLITSKELDVRGSRLQNQMFGRAIELICEGRLDLSGSISHTFPLADAQKAFDFVDSHDPSIRKIVLTFE, encoded by the coding sequence ATGAAAGCTGTACAAGTTTTTGCACCAGGAGTGATAAAGGTGCTCGACGCGAAGATACCAGTCATAGATTCCCGCAACAATGTGCTCATTAAAATGACAGCGGCCGGGATCTGCGGTTCTGACGTCGGCATCTATCACGGAACGAATGCTGCCGCCACCTACCCGCGGATCATCGGGCACGAGATGGTTGGACGGGTCGCTGATGTGGGCAGCAATGTACATCATTTAAAGAAAGGCGACCGAGTCATCGTCAATCAGGTCACAAGCTGCGGACACTGTTACCCCTGCAGCATCGGCCGCGGCAACGTATGTGATCGCCTTGCCGTACGGGGCGTACATATCGACGGAGGCTATCAGGAATATATTGCTGTTCCCGAATCAGACTGCTACGTCCTTCCCGGCAATATATCAGATGAAGACGCCGTTATGATCGAACCGACCACCATAGGCATCCAGTCCTGCACCCGCGCAGAGCTGAGCAGAGATGATATGCTGGTGATCTACGGCGCAGGCGCTCTGGGCAGTTCCATTTTAAAGATCGCCCGCCTGATGTGCGACCATATCATAGTGACCGACATCCTGGATGACAAGCTGGAAGCCGCTAAGCAAAACGGTGCAAAACACACCATCAATGTACTGAAGGAGGATTTGGATGCAAAGATCAAAGAGTATACCGGCGGCCATGGCGCAACCGTATCCATCGATGCCGCCTGCACCAAAGATTCCCTTATGAGCCTTTTAAAGATCACCGGAAATGCGGGAAGGGTCATGACTATGGGTTTTTCCACGGCACCCACAGAAATAAATCAGTTTCTGATCACATCCAAAGAACTGGATGTGCGCGGTTCCCGGCTGCAGAATCAGATGTTTGGGCGTGCGATCGAGCTGATCTGCGAAGGCAGGTTAGACCTGTCAGGCTCCATCTCTCACACCTTTCCGCTGGCTGACGCGCAGAAGGCATTTGACTTTGTTGACAGCCATGACCCGTCCATCCGCAAAATTGTACTTACATTTGAATAA
- a CDS encoding TRAP transporter substrate-binding protein: protein MRKIKKLAALGIAAALTAGTLAGCGGGKAAETRAEAAAPAGGNGAAPAENSGEKIELVVGHINAEDHTWHQMALKFKELVEERSGGQVTVTIYPNSQLGTEIETIQSAIAGRGDCDIVFTGESMQTYAEELGIIGMPYAITSDEHMKAVLEGDVGKELDELMLKAGLRNLGAVTRGPRNITSNKVIKSPADLQGFIIRTPESKMTMAAFEAMGAKPTPMAFSEIFTSLQQGVIHGQENPLANIYDASLYEVQDYVISTEHLRAWVYFAISEARFSSFPADIQTLISEAATEAIAYEHELFLENEAELRSRLEEKGMEFIEVDQAPFKEKAVAGVLAVLSDKQKAIYDKIAAADPAAN from the coding sequence ATGAGAAAGATCAAAAAACTGGCAGCACTTGGAATCGCCGCAGCGCTTACAGCAGGAACCCTGGCGGGCTGCGGAGGCGGTAAAGCGGCAGAAACCAGGGCTGAGGCCGCAGCTCCGGCAGGCGGAAATGGGGCGGCTCCCGCAGAGAACAGCGGAGAAAAGATAGAACTTGTTGTCGGGCATATCAATGCGGAGGACCACACCTGGCATCAGATGGCGCTGAAGTTTAAAGAACTGGTTGAAGAGAGATCCGGCGGACAGGTGACAGTGACCATTTATCCCAACTCCCAGTTGGGAACTGAGATTGAGACTATTCAGTCAGCCATCGCAGGCAGAGGGGATTGTGATATCGTATTTACAGGAGAGTCCATGCAGACCTACGCGGAGGAGCTGGGCATCATCGGTATGCCTTATGCGATCACCAGCGATGAGCATATGAAGGCAGTTCTGGAAGGGGATGTGGGAAAAGAGCTGGATGAGCTGATGCTGAAAGCAGGGCTGAGAAATCTTGGGGCGGTCACCCGCGGACCCCGTAACATTACTTCTAATAAGGTGATCAAAAGCCCGGCTGATCTACAGGGGTTTATCATCCGTACACCGGAATCCAAGATGACGATGGCTGCGTTTGAGGCCATGGGTGCCAAGCCGACGCCTATGGCATTTTCAGAGATTTTTACTTCTCTGCAGCAGGGGGTCATCCACGGGCAGGAGAATCCGTTAGCTAACATTTATGATGCATCCCTGTACGAGGTTCAGGACTATGTGATCTCTACGGAGCATCTGAGAGCGTGGGTATATTTTGCGATTTCTGAGGCAAGGTTTAGTTCTTTCCCGGCGGACATCCAGACACTTATTTCTGAGGCAGCAACTGAAGCGATCGCATATGAACATGAATTGTTCCTTGAAAACGAGGCTGAGCTTCGCAGCAGGTTAGAAGAGAAGGGAATGGAATTTATCGAGGTGGATCAGGCGCCGTTTAAGGAAAAAGCAGTTGCAGGAGTACTTGCGGTACTGTCTGACAAACAGAAGGCGATCTACGACAAGATCGCGGCAGCAGACCCGGCAGCAAATTGA
- a CDS encoding TRAP transporter small permease subunit — MKKIIYGYKMLMTYLGILGLAGFIACVLIQVISRTFLPTAPNWTEEGARFLFIYMVAFAGNAAVISDEYVGVDLLLEALPASACKGIRLVTQLALCAFSAFVFYNCVIGPDGLLAVTPPAMVSTALELPMKNIYFALVILFGCYVISYLFRIYLMFTKKEEV, encoded by the coding sequence ATGAAGAAAATAATTTATGGCTATAAAATGCTTATGACCTATCTGGGAATCCTGGGACTGGCGGGATTTATCGCCTGCGTACTGATCCAGGTCATAAGCCGGACATTTCTCCCGACAGCTCCCAACTGGACGGAGGAGGGCGCCCGCTTCCTGTTTATCTATATGGTAGCGTTTGCGGGGAATGCGGCTGTGATATCGGATGAGTATGTCGGTGTGGATCTGCTGCTTGAAGCGCTGCCGGCATCGGCCTGTAAGGGCATCCGTCTGGTCACACAGCTTGCGCTTTGCGCATTTTCTGCATTTGTATTTTATAATTGTGTCATTGGACCTGACGGTCTCCTGGCTGTGACGCCGCCGGCTATGGTTTCGACGGCGCTGGAACTTCCGATGAAAAATATTTACTTTGCACTTGTGATCCTGTTCGGATGCTATGTGATCAGTTATCTGTTCCGCATTTATCTGATGTTTACGAAGAAAGAGGAGGTGTAG
- a CDS encoding TRAP transporter large permease, whose amino-acid sequence MVALLFITFVICLALGVPVAFSLGISSLVYFIGENMSLYMFAQRFFAGLNSFTLLCIPGFVFAGSLMNQGGITERLIGFCNKIVGHITGGLAIANVGASMLFAGISGTALADTVSVGGVLIPAMKKEGYDADFSCAVTAASSCIGPIIPPSVPMIMAATMTSLSVSKMFIAGMVPGVLMGVGMIAVSYIISKKRNYPKAERRSSLKEILVSAKESFFAIMMTVIILLGIIGGMVTPTEASIIAVVYGILVGFFVYKELTVKRLIESMKSTVVSSAAIMVLVGLANVFAYILTKEQIPQMVADMMLSMTTNKYIILLMVNLLLIFVGMFMETIAAILILFPVLLNLVVAVGVDPIQFGVICVLNLVLGLCTPPVGVCLFAATNIGETKLTGVIKELTPYLISNFTVLLLVTYVPFLTTGIANLIMGA is encoded by the coding sequence ATGGTGGCGCTGTTGTTTATTACGTTTGTTATCTGCCTGGCGCTGGGAGTGCCGGTGGCGTTCAGCCTTGGGATCTCCTCGCTGGTGTATTTTATTGGGGAAAATATGTCCCTCTACATGTTTGCGCAGAGATTTTTTGCAGGATTGAATTCCTTTACGCTGCTTTGTATACCAGGATTTGTTTTTGCGGGGAGCCTGATGAACCAGGGCGGCATCACAGAACGGCTGATCGGGTTCTGCAATAAGATCGTAGGCCATATCACCGGAGGCCTTGCGATCGCCAATGTGGGGGCGTCCATGCTGTTTGCGGGGATCTCGGGAACGGCTCTGGCCGATACGGTCAGTGTCGGCGGCGTTTTGATCCCGGCCATGAAAAAAGAAGGCTATGACGCTGATTTCTCCTGTGCAGTTACGGCGGCATCCTCCTGCATTGGACCTATCATTCCACCGTCCGTGCCGATGATCATGGCGGCGACCATGACCAGCCTTTCTGTATCCAAGATGTTTATAGCAGGCATGGTTCCCGGTGTTTTAATGGGAGTAGGCATGATCGCAGTGTCCTACATCATCTCGAAAAAGCGCAATTATCCGAAAGCGGAGCGCCGTTCCAGCCTGAAGGAGATCCTGGTTTCGGCAAAAGAATCTTTCTTTGCGATCATGATGACGGTCATTATCCTGCTGGGGATCATCGGAGGCATGGTAACGCCCACTGAGGCATCGATCATTGCGGTGGTTTATGGAATCCTGGTTGGATTTTTTGTCTATAAGGAGTTGACGGTCAAACGCCTGATCGAGAGCATGAAAAGTACCGTGGTTTCCAGCGCGGCTATCATGGTGTTAGTGGGGCTTGCCAACGTATTTGCCTACATATTGACGAAAGAACAGATCCCTCAGATGGTGGCAGATATGATGCTTTCCATGACGACCAATAAATATATCATCCTGTTGATGGTAAACCTGCTGTTGATCTTTGTGGGTATGTTCATGGAGACGATCGCAGCGATCCTGATCCTGTTCCCGGTGCTCCTCAATCTGGTCGTGGCGGTTGGCGTCGATCCGATCCAGTTCGGCGTCATCTGTGTGCTCAATCTGGTTTTGGGGCTTTGTACCCCGCCGGTAGGCGTGTGCCTGTTTGCAGCTACCAATATTGGGGAGACAAAGCTTACGGGGGTGATCAAAGAATTGACACCCTATCTTATCAGTAACTTTACGGTATTGCTGCTGGTGACCTATGTGCCGTTTTTGACTACGGGAATCGCAAACCTGATCATGGGGGCGTAG
- a CDS encoding PTS sugar transporter subunit IIB yields MKNILLACGAGASSGFIAQKMRKAAQKQGLEISIRAVSDTEIMENIDGVGVLLIGPHLKHKFAEIEEEVGGFGVKAAIIDRKFYATLDGESVLKLALGLME; encoded by the coding sequence ATGAAGAATATTTTGCTTGCCTGCGGTGCAGGCGCTTCCAGCGGATTTATCGCGCAGAAGATGAGGAAAGCCGCACAGAAACAGGGGCTGGAGATCAGCATCCGGGCGGTCAGCGACACGGAGATCATGGAGAACATCGACGGGGTGGGCGTACTGCTCATCGGCCCTCATCTCAAGCATAAATTTGCGGAGATCGAGGAGGAAGTCGGAGGCTTTGGCGTAAAAGCGGCAATCATTGACCGGAAATTTTACGCGACACTGGATGGGGAATCGGTGCTTAAACTGGCGCTGGGGTTGATGGAATAG
- a CDS encoding PTS transporter subunit EIIC has translation MEKFMNWMGDVVAPKMEELTGNAWLSAMQKAIIKTLPMVLVGSLITIYNVLRNFIPALPVLTALRDYTFGLISLFMVFLIPYYVLELKKNNKMKLIAGFTGVALFMILVNPEITDGGYVYQFSAFGAGGMFVAIVAGLFTAFIMNLYAKFTFFKEDSVIPDFVKEWFDSMLPIATVVLIGWLVVIQLHFDMYAFIVNFFSPLNNIAQSLPGMILLYLIPTILYSMGISGWVFQPILNPIALVAITANADALAAGLSASQPFTNEAVYAWLSLGGRGATLPLSIMLLFAASKQLKALGKASIVPSLLNINEPVVFGCVAWNPLLMIPMWITAIVLPVITWLAQVTGLVAIPVEVFNMWYCPVFISSWLVNHSLSGLVLTVINLAVATAIFFPFFKIYDRQQLKLEQEEAE, from the coding sequence ATGGAAAAGTTTATGAACTGGATGGGCGATGTGGTTGCCCCGAAGATGGAGGAGCTGACGGGAAATGCGTGGCTCTCCGCGATGCAGAAAGCGATCATTAAGACACTGCCTATGGTACTGGTAGGCTCTCTGATCACCATTTACAACGTTCTCAGGAACTTTATCCCGGCGCTGCCGGTGCTCACGGCATTGAGGGATTATACCTTTGGGCTGATCTCGCTGTTCATGGTATTTTTGATCCCCTACTATGTGCTGGAATTAAAAAAGAACAACAAGATGAAGCTGATCGCCGGGTTCACCGGAGTAGCCTTATTCATGATCCTGGTTAATCCGGAGATCACCGATGGGGGATATGTATACCAGTTCTCGGCCTTTGGCGCAGGCGGCATGTTTGTTGCGATCGTGGCCGGTCTGTTTACGGCGTTTATCATGAACCTGTATGCAAAGTTTACATTTTTCAAAGAGGATTCTGTGATCCCGGACTTTGTGAAAGAGTGGTTTGACTCCATGCTTCCGATCGCCACGGTGGTGCTGATCGGCTGGCTGGTGGTGATCCAGCTTCACTTTGACATGTACGCGTTTATCGTGAATTTCTTTTCACCGTTAAACAATATTGCCCAGTCCCTGCCGGGCATGATCCTGCTGTATCTGATCCCCACGATCCTGTATTCCATGGGTATCAGCGGATGGGTGTTCCAGCCGATCTTAAACCCGATCGCTCTGGTGGCGATCACGGCCAATGCGGACGCGCTGGCGGCTGGTTTGAGCGCTTCCCAGCCATTTACCAACGAGGCTGTCTATGCATGGCTGAGCCTGGGCGGGCGGGGCGCAACACTGCCTTTGTCCATTATGCTTTTGTTCGCTGCATCGAAACAGCTTAAGGCGCTGGGGAAAGCGTCGATCGTCCCGAGCCTCTTAAATATCAATGAGCCGGTGGTGTTCGGCTGTGTGGCCTGGAATCCGCTTTTGATGATTCCGATGTGGATCACGGCGATCGTGCTTCCGGTCATTACCTGGTTGGCGCAGGTAACTGGACTGGTGGCGATCCCGGTGGAGGTGTTTAACATGTGGTACTGCCCGGTGTTCATCAGTTCCTGGCTGGTGAACCACAGCCTGTCCGGGCTGGTGCTGACTGTGATCAACCTGGCAGTTGCAACGGCGATCTTCTTCCCGTTCTTCAAGATCTATGACAGGCAGCAGCTTAAGCTGGAGCAGGAAGAAGCAGAGTGA
- a CDS encoding PTS lactose/cellobiose transporter subunit IIA → MCETMSSYEEEREKMATVAMQIVIHAGDARNLIMEALDCAAEGQYDRGEGALKEAQEELRQAHIFQTEIVQSEAAGKKYEYSLLFTHAQDTVMTICTEMNLAKKMIAMYKRLDGRIKALEGGAGETDVAGEKDTAGRQV, encoded by the coding sequence ATGTGTGAGACGATGAGCAGCTATGAGGAAGAAAGAGAGAAAATGGCGACAGTAGCCATGCAGATCGTGATCCATGCCGGGGATGCCAGGAATCTGATCATGGAGGCCCTTGACTGCGCCGCAGAGGGGCAGTATGACCGGGGGGAGGGCGCGCTTAAGGAGGCTCAGGAGGAGCTGCGGCAGGCGCATATTTTCCAGACGGAGATCGTCCAGTCGGAAGCGGCAGGGAAGAAATATGAGTATTCCCTTTTGTTTACCCATGCCCAGGATACGGTGATGACGATCTGTACGGAGATGAATCTGGCTAAAAAGATGATCGCCATGTATAAAAGATTGGATGGGCGCATAAAAGCGCTGGAAGGAGGGGCCGGGGAAACGGATGTGGCTGGAGAAAAAGATACGGCTGGGAGGCAGGTATGA